The following nucleotide sequence is from Aedes aegypti strain LVP_AGWG chromosome 3, AaegL5.0 Primary Assembly, whole genome shotgun sequence.
AAGGTTAGCATTAGATATTTTCGCTCGGCTACCTGTCCTTTATCACTGGGATTCGGTTCAAATCAACTTTTCAAAGTATCGTGATGCCTACTCCAAAGTTCGATCCTCGAACTCCATTGAGCACTAGGATTGTGAAGACTACAGATATGTCGGACGGTCCTTCCGTATTGTCGACTCACTATTTTTAGACCTTCAATACGATTAAAAGAACCTAAAAATGGTAAACTTTACCATAGAATACTTTTGCCCGGCAAATGTAGAAGCGAGAGACAAGCTCTGCTCTAGCGATATATGTAATTCaaacataacaagaaatttTCAATTCCTTCATCAAGCAAATAGGGTCTAGCACTATATTATCTAAACATTGAACGACTTTTTACATTAATTAGGAAACCAATTAACACAAAGAATCTTCCATTTTCAGCGCAACTCAGTATCTCCTGCCGAACGTGAAAAGTACCGACCTCGTTCACCCCTAGACCTGGACAGCGAAGCCAAGCGACGGAAAGAGGAAAAACTTAACCACGTAAGTCTGCTAGCTGCAACGTCTATTTCTTTCTTCCTATTTGTTGTTGCGTAACTGGGATCCCTCAGATCTTCAATAGCCAACCGTTAAAGGCATCGGGCGGGAAAAGTCTATTCTTCGAGTCATACTAGCGACCAACAGAGTGAGCACCCACGATAAGTGCTACAGCTGACTTTTGTTAATTTCAACCCAGTTTAGAATTTCATTCCAAATTCCCTAAGTTTAAGTTCTATACGGAAATCCTCGATAATTAGTAATTATTTCTTTAAGTTCTCCCAACTCTCTTTTCCAAAATATCATTTCGATtcttatgaaaacaaaattcctCGTATTATTTCACAGGACAACGACGCCGACAAAAGCGAACAGGAATTGGTGGTGGACGTCGCCAACGATACGGTAAGGGCTTGATTTCCGAAGAAAGATACCCACACCCACTGCAAAAACACAAACCTTCAGTTTCATTTCACTTACGTTCAATTTGTTTCAGTATCTGTCCGTTTTGATTTATTAGTTTTGTTTCAGTTGATTGAAGTATTTTCCATCACTCGCTCATAAATCACGTATCGTAACGATGTCACAAATGTAAAAAGCTCGCTCTGTTGTTGATCGTGTGAATGCACTCTCTAGTTCTATGTAGCGATCTTTCTAGATAGACACAATCGGTCTACATAAACCAATAAACCAGTAGATCTTCCCGCCCAGTGTTGGTTTGCGTTTTCCATGAATCCTCAAAGCCCTCAgatccaattttgaaacaagATCATTTATAAGCTCACGATCGAATGTTCTACGATCTTTGCAGGGAACCCCATCTCCGCGCCCAAACGGTGATCACGCGTCGTTGGAAAACCGAGACCGCGATAGTGTTGGTTTGAACGGAAGTGACAAAGCCGGCTCAAGTAGTCTGAAAGGTGTGAACGACAGACCGCCCTCCCGATCCGGATCCAGCTCATCGCGATCGACCCCAAGCCTCAAAACTAAAGATGTAAGTCGAAACCCTGGTAAACTTGATTCAGACTTCTGATCGGATCGCAATCCATACATTACAGCTCGACAAACCAGGTACCCCTGGTGCGAAAGTGCGCGTCCCAACGCCCAACTCTTCCACTCCGGGAGTTCCCAAAGCAGCAGTACCTCCAACGGCCGCCGGCTATCCGGCGTCACCATATCAACGACCTTCAGATCCATACGTGCGACCACCGCTTGACGCATACGGACGACAGCCGATTCCATTCGATCCTCACGCACAACTACGGACCAACGGAATCCCTCTGCCCGTCTCGAGTGGTAAACCGTGAGTAGAGCTCTACGATGAATTCCGGAAAGTATGTTACTAACCTGAACTTCTTGTTTCTTGTCTTATCTCACGCAGTGCCTATTCGTTTCACATGAACGGCGAAGGAGGACCTCAGCCGGTGCCATTTCCTGCCGATGCCCTAACCGGACCCGGAATCCCGCGACATGCCCGCCAGATCAATACGCTTTCCCACGGTGAGGTCGTCTGCGCCGTCACCATCTCCAACCCAACCAAATACGTCTACACCGGCGGAAAGGGATGTGTCAAAGTTTGGGACATCTCCCAGCCCGGCAGCAAGAGTCCTGTCAGCCAACTGGATTGCTTGGTATGTTAGTCTTTCGGAGTTGAACTTTCTCAAGGTTGAACGATCATCTCCCTTTTGTACAGCAACGGGACAACTACATCCGCTCGGTGAAGCTGTTACCGGATGGGCGAACGTTGATCGTCGGCGGGGAAGCATCGAACCTGTCCATCTGGGATCTGGCGAGTCCGACGCCGAGAATCAAGGCTGAACTCACCTCGGCAGCTCCGGCCTGTTACGCGTTGGCCATCAGTCCCGACTCGAAGGTATGCTTCTCGTGCTGCAGCGATGGCAACATTGCCGTGTGGGACCTGCACAACCAGACGCTGGTGCGGCAGTTCCAGGGTCACACCGATGGCGCTTCCTGCATCGACATCAGCCCTGACGGCGTCCGGCTTTGGACCGGAGGACTGGACAACACGGTGCGATCGTGGGACCTGCGGGAAGGACGGCAACTGCAGCAGCATGACTTCAGCTCCCAGATCTTTTCGCTCGGCTACTGTCCAACGGGTAAGCATTTCACCGCATATTTTCGATTGGGAATCATTTCGAATGTAAAACCTTAGTCTTCGATGAAACAGGTGAATGGCTCGCCGTCGGCATGGAGAACTCCCACGTGGAGGTGCTGCACGCCTCCAAGCAGGACAAGTATCAGCTGCATTTACACGAAAGCTGCGTGCTGTCGCTGAGGTTCGCCGCCTGCGGCAAATGGTTCGTCTCGACGGGCAAGGATAACCTGCTAAACGCATGGCGCACACCGTACGGTGCCAGTATATTCCAGGTGAGTGTCGTACACTGGAGCCTCAATTTAAGAACTAGATCGAGAGTTCGGCTATGAAGTCTCATTGCAGTAATTTCATTTTTACtcttaaaaaactttgaacaaaACAGTATTTTAAAATACGCGGACACGAAAATGTGTGAATTGTATTAATTTGTCAATCAAACCGTGCCAAACTCGAATTTAATTAAACTgacttttttgaatatttgcaacaataacttttaaaaatgtcaattataattatttgttgaatattCTACCCTAATTTCGTTCCAGTCCAAGGAGACCTCATCAGTACTTAGTTGTGATATATCGACCGATGACAAGTACATCGTGACTGGCTCCGGCGACAAGAAGGCAACCGTCTATGAGGTCATCTATTAAACCGATCGAATGCGGTAGTAATCTTTAGTTTGATTCGAAGTGCAACAAACACCCCTCCCGATCCCCTGCTACATCGAAAACCATCGATACCCGTAACGATACATCACAAATTCTCTTGATCGTGACAACAAAAAGGCAGCGTTGACTTGATTTTGAATGTATCATAGAACATCACAACTCCCAAaacaaaaaagtgacttaaatcgAGGAACTCACAGATTCGAGAATCTTTACACACATACAGCAGCTGTATCAGTTCATTCATTATATATAGAATCTATGTAGAAAGGAATAAGACACACTTACACACACTCACAACAGTCAGTCGTGTAGATGATGCAGTAATCTTTTCACGCCAacacacacaaacatttttagtaaaatgagagACAATGGGCGCAAAACAGCAAAGATCAAGAACATCAACAAAACAATGCTACAAATGTTAAATGGTAAGTTTACAATTTAAGTAATTTAAAGTAAATTAAAGGAAAAGAAACCCGCAAAGCATCCCTTTAattatacagaaaaaaaaatcaaagaattaATTGTAGAATCTAGGCGATAAAAGGATGAAAAATTGAATGCAGCGTGTAAGGTAAGAACCAAACAGAAGAAGcagattaatttaaaattatcaaaattcttagTGATTACCGTATAAATTGAAGCAGAGTATTGTACAGTATTTGAAAAAACTCGTAATGTTAATTATGGTTATCAACCCTCTCCCAGTACATACGACCGAACGAAACTTAAGCTAGATCAAAGCATAGAGCGAGAGATCCCTCGAGGTTTCAAGTGGAAATTCATCTCAAATTCAATTCGgaagagaaaataaaaaaaaatcgcttgataaaaacaaatttaaacatttacatctaattgttttccaatatccttcttagaaaaaaaaagagaatcGTATCGATGTCAGTTTGTTCCATTTAAtccttttaatttttgaataaaacaaacaCTGTAAGATATTTCAACCATTAGTAATCAATGCGAAGAAgtgaaaccaaaaaaaaatgcgaaaagtAAAAATTGTTATCGATTCATAGTACGCATTGCAAAAATCAAGCTGAACTTTCGTCGAATATCCTCTTTCCACCACTAACCGAATCTAATGCTAATTGAATCACACAATAAGGTAGATTGAAAGAAAGCGTGAGAATCACATGATAAATGAAGCGAAGAAGGATCAATTGATGAAAACAATATAGAGGATTGAAAAAACTCTGCAAAAGAAGAAAACTGCTGGAATAATATCTCACAGTAAAACAACCAAAACATAAAAACAAGAAGCAAACTGAGAGGAAGCAAAGATTCGGAGAATCCCAACCACACACTGGAAAGTTCAATACAAATATTATAAATGAATATTTTTAgacatgaaaatattgaaaacaaaaaaaaaacgtaagtAATTTTATTTGATCCGAACTACCATTAAAAAATAGTATTGTATTCGTCTCTCTGTTGAACCGGTACCGACTTTTCAATCGTGATCATCTATTTATTACAGCGGAATCAATCCGTTTGATTTACTTTTGCTATTCTTGGTTTATGGTAAGTCTTTGATAAGCTATCTAACCAAGGCTACATCCATC
It contains:
- the LOC5573338 gene encoding protein groucho isoform X7 encodes the protein MTANLKGPPPQGRQFTIAETLERIKEEFNFLQAQYHSLKLECDKLASEKTEMQRHYVMYYEMSYGLNVEMHKQTEIAKRLNALIGQLLPFLATEHQQQVAQAVERAKQVTMPELNAIIGQQHQQQGIQQLLQQIHAQQIPGGPPQPIPALGALAGPLTAFGGPMGLPHGAPQSLLKAPPDLHREDLKVPLGGPSAEERMRNSVSPAEREKYRPRSPLDLDSEAKRRKEEKLNHDNDADKSEQELVVDVANDTGTPSPRPNGDHASLENRDRDSVGLNGSDKAGSSSLKGVNDRPPSRSGSSSSRSTPSLKTKDLDKPGTPGAKVRVPTPNSSTPGVPKAAVPPTAAGYPASPYQRPSDPYVRPPLDAYGRQPIPFDPHAQLRTNGIPLPVSSGKPAYSFHMNGEGGPQPVPFPADALTGPGIPRHARQINTLSHGEVVCAVTISNPTKYVYTGGKGCVKVWDISQPGSKSPVSQLDCLQRDNYIRSVKLLPDGRTLIVGGEASNLSIWDLASPTPRIKAELTSAAPACYALAISPDSKVCFSCCSDGNIAVWDLHNQTLVRQFQGHTDGASCIDISPDGVRLWTGGLDNTVRSWDLREGRQLQQHDFSSQIFSLGYCPTVFDETGEWLAVGMENSHVEVLHASKQDKYQLHLHESCVLSLRFAACGKWFVSTGKDNLLNAWRTPYGASIFQSKETSSVLSCDISTDDKYIVTGSGDKKATVYEVIY
- the LOC5573338 gene encoding protein groucho isoform X9, with translation MYPAPARHPSATGPPPQGRQFTIAETLERIKEEFNFLQAQYHSLKLECDKLASEKTEMQRHYVMYYEMSYGLNVEMHKQTEIAKRLNALIGQLLPFLATEHQQQVAQAVERAKQVTMPELNAIIGQQIHAQQIPGGPPQPIPALGALAGPLTAFGGPMGLPHGAPQSLLKAPPDLHREDLKVPLGGPSAEERMRNSVSPAEREKYRPRSPLDLDSEAKRRKEEKLNHDNDADKSEQELVVDVANDTGTPSPRPNGDHASLENRDRDSVGLNGSDKAGSSSLKGVNDRPPSRSGSSSSRSTPSLKTKDLDKPGTPGAKVRVPTPNSSTPGVPKAAVPPTAAGYPASPYQRPSDPYVRPPLDAYGRQPIPFDPHAQLRTNGIPLPVSSGKPAYSFHMNGEGGPQPVPFPADALTGPGIPRHARQINTLSHGEVVCAVTISNPTKYVYTGGKGCVKVWDISQPGSKSPVSQLDCLQRDNYIRSVKLLPDGRTLIVGGEASNLSIWDLASPTPRIKAELTSAAPACYALAISPDSKVCFSCCSDGNIAVWDLHNQTLVRQFQGHTDGASCIDISPDGVRLWTGGLDNTVRSWDLREGRQLQQHDFSSQIFSLGYCPTVFDETGEWLAVGMENSHVEVLHASKQDKYQLHLHESCVLSLRFAACGKWFVSTGKDNLLNAWRTPYGASIFQSKETSSVLSCDISTDDKYIVTGSGDKKATVYEVIY
- the LOC5573338 gene encoding protein groucho isoform X12, with the translated sequence MYPAPARHPSATGPPPQGRQFTIAETLERIKEEFNFLQAQYHSLKLECDKLASEKTEMQRHYVMYYEMSYGLNVEMHKQTEIAKRLNALIGQLLPFLATEHQQQVAQAVERAKQVTMPELNAIIGQHQQQGIQQLLIHAQQIPGGPPQPIPALGALAGPLTAFGGPMGLPHGAPQSLLKAPPDLHREDLKVPLGGPSAEERMRNSVSPAEREKYRPRSPLDLDSEAKRRKEEKLNHGTPSPRPNGDHASLENRDRDSVGLNGSDKAGSSSLKGVNDRPPSRSGSSSSRSTPSLKTKDLDKPGTPGAKVRVPTPNSSTPGVPKAAVPPTAAGYPASPYQRPSDPYVRPPLDAYGRQPIPFDPHAQLRTNGIPLPVSSGKPAYSFHMNGEGGPQPVPFPADALTGPGIPRHARQINTLSHGEVVCAVTISNPTKYVYTGGKGCVKVWDISQPGSKSPVSQLDCLQRDNYIRSVKLLPDGRTLIVGGEASNLSIWDLASPTPRIKAELTSAAPACYALAISPDSKVCFSCCSDGNIAVWDLHNQTLVRQFQGHTDGASCIDISPDGVRLWTGGLDNTVRSWDLREGRQLQQHDFSSQIFSLGYCPTGEWLAVGMENSHVEVLHASKQDKYQLHLHESCVLSLRFAACGKWFVSTGKDNLLNAWRTPYGASIFQSKETSSVLSCDISTDDKYIVTGSGDKKATVYEVIY
- the LOC5573338 gene encoding protein groucho isoform X6, encoding MYPAPARHPSATGPPPQGRQFTIAETLERIKEEFNFLQAQYHSLKLECDKLASEKTEMQRHYVMYYEMSYGLNVEMHKQTEIAKRLNALIGQLLPFLATEHQQQVAQAVERAKQVTMPELNAIIGQHQQQGIQQLLQQIHAQQIPGGPPQPIPALGALAGPLTAFGGPMGLPHGAPQSLLKAPPDLHREDLKVPLGGPSAEERMRNSVSPAEREKYRPRSPLDLDSEAKRRKEEKLNHDNDADKSEQELVVDVANDTGTPSPRPNGDHASLENRDRDSVGLNGSDKAGSSSLKGVNDRPPSRSGSSSSRSTPSLKTKDLDKPGTPGAKVRVPTPNSSTPGVPKAAVPPTAAGYPASPYQRPSDPYVRPPLDAYGRQPIPFDPHAQLRTNGIPLPVSSGKPAYSFHMNGEGGPQPVPFPADALTGPGIPRHARQINTLSHGEVVCAVTISNPTKYVYTGGKGCVKVWDISQPGSKSPVSQLDCLQRDNYIRSVKLLPDGRTLIVGGEASNLSIWDLASPTPRIKAELTSAAPACYALAISPDSKVCFSCCSDGNIAVWDLHNQTLVRQFQGHTDGASCIDISPDGVRLWTGGLDNTVRSWDLREGRQLQQHDFSSQIFSLGYCPTGEWLAVGMENSHVEVLHASKQDKYQLHLHESCVLSLRFAACGKWFVSTGKDNLLNAWRTPYGASIFQSKETSSVLSCDISTDDKYIVTGSGDKKATVYEVIY
- the LOC5573338 gene encoding protein groucho isoform X4, coding for MYPAPARHPSATGPPPQGRQFTIAETLERIKEEFNFLQAQYHSLKLECDKLASEKTEMQRHYVMYYEMSYGLNVEMHKQTEIAKRLNALIGQLLPFLATEHQQQVAQAVERAKQVTMPELNAIIGQHQQQGIQQLLIHAQQIPGGPPQPIPALGALAGPLTAFGGPMGLPHGAPQSLLKAPPDLHREDLKVPLGGPSAEERMRNSVSPAEREKYRPRSPLDLDSEAKRRKEEKLNHDNDADKSEQELVVDVANDTGTPSPRPNGDHASLENRDRDSVGLNGSDKAGSSSLKGVNDRPPSRSGSSSSRSTPSLKTKDLDKPGTPGAKVRVPTPNSSTPGVPKAAVPPTAAGYPASPYQRPSDPYVRPPLDAYGRQPIPFDPHAQLRTNGIPLPVSSGKPAYSFHMNGEGGPQPVPFPADALTGPGIPRHARQINTLSHGEVVCAVTISNPTKYVYTGGKGCVKVWDISQPGSKSPVSQLDCLQRDNYIRSVKLLPDGRTLIVGGEASNLSIWDLASPTPRIKAELTSAAPACYALAISPDSKVCFSCCSDGNIAVWDLHNQTLVRQFQGHTDGASCIDISPDGVRLWTGGLDNTVRSWDLREGRQLQQHDFSSQIFSLGYCPTVFDETGEWLAVGMENSHVEVLHASKQDKYQLHLHESCVLSLRFAACGKWFVSTGKDNLLNAWRTPYGASIFQSKETSSVLSCDISTDDKYIVTGSGDKKATVYEVIY
- the LOC5573338 gene encoding protein groucho isoform X1 — translated: MYPAPARHPSATGPPPQGRQFTIAETLERIKEEFNFLQAQYHSLKLECDKLASEKTEMQRHYVMYYEMSYGLNVEMHKQTEIAKRLNALIGQLLPFLATEHQQQVAQAVERAKQVTMPELNAIIGQQHQQQGIQQLLQQIHAQQIPGGPPQPIPALGALAGPLTAFGGPMGLPHGAPQSLLKAPPDLHREDLKVPLGGPSAEERMRNSVSPAEREKYRPRSPLDLDSEAKRRKEEKLNHDNDADKSEQELVVDVANDTGTPSPRPNGDHASLENRDRDSVGLNGSDKAGSSSLKGVNDRPPSRSGSSSSRSTPSLKTKDLDKPGTPGAKVRVPTPNSSTPGVPKAAVPPTAAGYPASPYQRPSDPYVRPPLDAYGRQPIPFDPHAQLRTNGIPLPVSSGKPAYSFHMNGEGGPQPVPFPADALTGPGIPRHARQINTLSHGEVVCAVTISNPTKYVYTGGKGCVKVWDISQPGSKSPVSQLDCLQRDNYIRSVKLLPDGRTLIVGGEASNLSIWDLASPTPRIKAELTSAAPACYALAISPDSKVCFSCCSDGNIAVWDLHNQTLVRQFQGHTDGASCIDISPDGVRLWTGGLDNTVRSWDLREGRQLQQHDFSSQIFSLGYCPTVFDETGEWLAVGMENSHVEVLHASKQDKYQLHLHESCVLSLRFAACGKWFVSTGKDNLLNAWRTPYGASIFQSKETSSVLSCDISTDDKYIVTGSGDKKATVYEVIY
- the LOC5573338 gene encoding protein groucho isoform X5 → MYPAPARHPSATGPPPQGRQFTIAETLERIKEEFNFLQAQYHSLKLECDKLASEKTEMQRHYVMYYEMSYGLNVEMHKQTEIAKRLNALIGQLLPFLATEHQQQVAQAVERAKQVTMPELNAIIGQQHQQQGIQQLLQQIHAQQIPGGPPQPIPALGALAGPLTAFGGPMGLPHGAPQSLLKAPPDLHREDLKVPLGGPSAEERMRNSVSPAEREKYRPRSPLDLDSEAKRRKEEKLNHDNDADKSEQELVVDVANDTGTPSPRPNGDHASLENRDRDSVGLNGSDKAGSSSLKGVNDRPPSRSGSSSSRSTPSLKTKDLDKPGTPGAKVRVPTPNSSTPGVPKAAVPPTAAGYPASPYQRPSDPYVRPPLDAYGRQPIPFDPHAQLRTNGIPLPVSSGKPAYSFHMNGEGGPQPVPFPADALTGPGIPRHARQINTLSHGEVVCAVTISNPTKYVYTGGKGCVKVWDISQPGSKSPVSQLDCLQRDNYIRSVKLLPDGRTLIVGGEASNLSIWDLASPTPRIKAELTSAAPACYALAISPDSKVCFSCCSDGNIAVWDLHNQTLVRQFQGHTDGASCIDISPDGVRLWTGGLDNTVRSWDLREGRQLQQHDFSSQIFSLGYCPTGEWLAVGMENSHVEVLHASKQDKYQLHLHESCVLSLRFAACGKWFVSTGKDNLLNAWRTPYGASIFQSKETSSVLSCDISTDDKYIVTGSGDKKATVYEVIY
- the LOC5573338 gene encoding protein groucho isoform X11, with translation MYPAPARHPSATGPPPQGRQFTIAETLERIKEEFNFLQAQYHSLKLECDKLASEKTEMQRHYVMYYEMSYGLNVEMHKQTEIAKRLNALIGQLLPFLATEHQQQVAQAVERAKQVTMPELNAIIGQQHQQQGIQQLLQQIHAQQIPGGPPQPIPALGALAGPLTAFGGPMGLPHGAPQSLLKAPPDLHREDLKVPLGGPSAEERMRNSVSPAEREKYRPRSPLDLDSEAKRRKEEKLNHGTPSPRPNGDHASLENRDRDSVGLNGSDKAGSSSLKGVNDRPPSRSGSSSSRSTPSLKTKDLDKPGTPGAKVRVPTPNSSTPGVPKAAVPPTAAGYPASPYQRPSDPYVRPPLDAYGRQPIPFDPHAQLRTNGIPLPVSSGKPAYSFHMNGEGGPQPVPFPADALTGPGIPRHARQINTLSHGEVVCAVTISNPTKYVYTGGKGCVKVWDISQPGSKSPVSQLDCLQRDNYIRSVKLLPDGRTLIVGGEASNLSIWDLASPTPRIKAELTSAAPACYALAISPDSKVCFSCCSDGNIAVWDLHNQTLVRQFQGHTDGASCIDISPDGVRLWTGGLDNTVRSWDLREGRQLQQHDFSSQIFSLGYCPTVFDETGEWLAVGMENSHVEVLHASKQDKYQLHLHESCVLSLRFAACGKWFVSTGKDNLLNAWRTPYGASIFQSKETSSVLSCDISTDDKYIVTGSGDKKATVYEVIY
- the LOC5573338 gene encoding protein groucho isoform X8 yields the protein MYPAPARHPSATGPPPQGRQFTIAETLERIKEEFNFLQAQYHSLKLECDKLASEKTEMQRHYVMYYEMSYGLNVEMHKQTEIAKRLNALIGQLLPFLATEHQQQVAQAVERAKQVTMPELNAIIGQHQQQGIQQLLIHAQQIPGGPPQPIPALGALAGPLTAFGGPMGLPHGAPQSLLKAPPDLHREDLKVPLGGPSAEERMRNSVSPAEREKYRPRSPLDLDSEAKRRKEEKLNHDNDADKSEQELVVDVANDTGTPSPRPNGDHASLENRDRDSVGLNGSDKAGSSSLKGVNDRPPSRSGSSSSRSTPSLKTKDLDKPGTPGAKVRVPTPNSSTPGVPKAAVPPTAAGYPASPYQRPSDPYVRPPLDAYGRQPIPFDPHAQLRTNGIPLPVSSGKPAYSFHMNGEGGPQPVPFPADALTGPGIPRHARQINTLSHGEVVCAVTISNPTKYVYTGGKGCVKVWDISQPGSKSPVSQLDCLQRDNYIRSVKLLPDGRTLIVGGEASNLSIWDLASPTPRIKAELTSAAPACYALAISPDSKVCFSCCSDGNIAVWDLHNQTLVRQFQGHTDGASCIDISPDGVRLWTGGLDNTVRSWDLREGRQLQQHDFSSQIFSLGYCPTGEWLAVGMENSHVEVLHASKQDKYQLHLHESCVLSLRFAACGKWFVSTGKDNLLNAWRTPYGASIFQSKETSSVLSCDISTDDKYIVTGSGDKKATVYEVIY
- the LOC5573338 gene encoding protein groucho isoform X2 — its product is MYPAPARHPSATGPPPQGRQFTIAETLERIKEEFNFLQAQYHSLKLECDKLASEKTEMQRHYVMYYEMSYGLNVEMHKQTEIAKRLNALIGQLLPFLATEHQQQVAQAVERAKQVTMPELNAIIGQHQQQGIQQLLQQIHAQQIPGGPPQPIPALGALAGPLTAFGGPMGLPHGAPQSLLKAPPDLHREDLKVPLGGPSAEERMRNSVSPAEREKYRPRSPLDLDSEAKRRKEEKLNHDNDADKSEQELVVDVANDTGTPSPRPNGDHASLENRDRDSVGLNGSDKAGSSSLKGVNDRPPSRSGSSSSRSTPSLKTKDLDKPGTPGAKVRVPTPNSSTPGVPKAAVPPTAAGYPASPYQRPSDPYVRPPLDAYGRQPIPFDPHAQLRTNGIPLPVSSGKPAYSFHMNGEGGPQPVPFPADALTGPGIPRHARQINTLSHGEVVCAVTISNPTKYVYTGGKGCVKVWDISQPGSKSPVSQLDCLQRDNYIRSVKLLPDGRTLIVGGEASNLSIWDLASPTPRIKAELTSAAPACYALAISPDSKVCFSCCSDGNIAVWDLHNQTLVRQFQGHTDGASCIDISPDGVRLWTGGLDNTVRSWDLREGRQLQQHDFSSQIFSLGYCPTVFDETGEWLAVGMENSHVEVLHASKQDKYQLHLHESCVLSLRFAACGKWFVSTGKDNLLNAWRTPYGASIFQSKETSSVLSCDISTDDKYIVTGSGDKKATVYEVIY
- the LOC5573338 gene encoding protein groucho isoform X10 — encoded protein: MYPAPARHPSATGPPPQGRQFTIAETLERIKEEFNFLQAQYHSLKLECDKLASEKTEMQRHYVMYYEMSYGLNVEMHKQTEIAKRLNALIGQLLPFLATEHQQQVAQAVERAKQVTMPELNAIIGQQIHAQQIPGGPPQPIPALGALAGPLTAFGGPMGLPHGAPQSLLKAPPDLHREDLKVPLGGPSAEERMRNSVSPAEREKYRPRSPLDLDSEAKRRKEEKLNHDNDADKSEQELVVDVANDTGTPSPRPNGDHASLENRDRDSVGLNGSDKAGSSSLKGVNDRPPSRSGSSSSRSTPSLKTKDLDKPGTPGAKVRVPTPNSSTPGVPKAAVPPTAAGYPASPYQRPSDPYVRPPLDAYGRQPIPFDPHAQLRTNGIPLPVSSGKPAYSFHMNGEGGPQPVPFPADALTGPGIPRHARQINTLSHGEVVCAVTISNPTKYVYTGGKGCVKVWDISQPGSKSPVSQLDCLQRDNYIRSVKLLPDGRTLIVGGEASNLSIWDLASPTPRIKAELTSAAPACYALAISPDSKVCFSCCSDGNIAVWDLHNQTLVRQFQGHTDGASCIDISPDGVRLWTGGLDNTVRSWDLREGRQLQQHDFSSQIFSLGYCPTGEWLAVGMENSHVEVLHASKQDKYQLHLHESCVLSLRFAACGKWFVSTGKDNLLNAWRTPYGASIFQSKETSSVLSCDISTDDKYIVTGSGDKKATVYEVIY
- the LOC5573338 gene encoding protein groucho isoform X3, producing MYPAPARHPSATGPPPQGRQFTIAETLERIKEEFNFLQAQYHSLKLECDKLASEKTEMQRHYVMYYEMSYGLNVEMHKQTEIAKRLNALIGQLLPFLATEHQQQVAQAVERAKQVTMPELNAIIGQQHQQQGIQQLLIHAQQIPGGPPQPIPALGALAGPLTAFGGPMGLPHGAPQSLLKAPPDLHREDLKVPLGGPSAEERMRNSVSPAEREKYRPRSPLDLDSEAKRRKEEKLNHDNDADKSEQELVVDVANDTGTPSPRPNGDHASLENRDRDSVGLNGSDKAGSSSLKGVNDRPPSRSGSSSSRSTPSLKTKDLDKPGTPGAKVRVPTPNSSTPGVPKAAVPPTAAGYPASPYQRPSDPYVRPPLDAYGRQPIPFDPHAQLRTNGIPLPVSSGKPAYSFHMNGEGGPQPVPFPADALTGPGIPRHARQINTLSHGEVVCAVTISNPTKYVYTGGKGCVKVWDISQPGSKSPVSQLDCLQRDNYIRSVKLLPDGRTLIVGGEASNLSIWDLASPTPRIKAELTSAAPACYALAISPDSKVCFSCCSDGNIAVWDLHNQTLVRQFQGHTDGASCIDISPDGVRLWTGGLDNTVRSWDLREGRQLQQHDFSSQIFSLGYCPTVFDETGEWLAVGMENSHVEVLHASKQDKYQLHLHESCVLSLRFAACGKWFVSTGKDNLLNAWRTPYGASIFQSKETSSVLSCDISTDDKYIVTGSGDKKATVYEVIY